In Dermacentor silvarum isolate Dsil-2018 chromosome 2, BIME_Dsil_1.4, whole genome shotgun sequence, the following proteins share a genomic window:
- the LOC119440139 gene encoding cuticle protein 10.9 produces MYERNSALLRDSSCATGRIISLYAFIVTPQPPQPYSFGYDNLDEYGSRSYHNEKSDANNVKTGSYGYRDANGIYRRVTYIADANGYRATIDTNEPGTAPGYSADAVYNAKPIRVAAAAKSASAPLPVYIAPAPYGASHNPYGVRIPWSS; encoded by the coding sequence ATGTACGAAAGAAATTCTGCCTTGTTGAGGGACAGTTCATGCGCCACTGGACGGATCATCTCACTTTATGCCTTCATTGTTACCCCGCAGCCACCACAGCCCTACAGTTTTGGCTATGACAACCTCGACGAGTACGGATCGAGGAGCTACCACAACGAGAAGAGCGACGCCAACAATGTCAAGACTGGATCGTACGGCTACCGAGACGCCAACGGCATCTACAGACGGGTCACGTACATCGCCGACGCCAATGGGTACCGGGCCACCATTGACACCAACGAGCCGGGCACAGCGCCGGGATACAGTGCCGACGCGGTGTACAATGCTAAACCAATTCGCGTCGCCGCTGCGGCGAAATCTGCATCGGCTCCCCTTCCAGTCTACATTGCGCCTGCCCCATACGGCGCCTCTCACAATCCCTACGGTGTTCGCATCCCGTGGTCTTCATAA